One genomic segment of Verrucomicrobiota bacterium includes these proteins:
- a CDS encoding MFS transporter produces MTSYHWCVFSIATLGWLFDGMDQRLFVLARTPAVRDLVSNLSDAQLTAHAGYATMIFIFGWATGGLIFGMAGDRIGRVRTMTLTILIYALFTGLSAFSRTWWDFALYRFLCGIGIGGEYAAGLALVAEVVPERARPYCLGLLQSLGALGHILASWISIHLGPQSEFHGIAGWRILFLLGFLPAILAVVARLRLREPESWLTSRAPFREGSNANPKLADASPERGDLRELFKDRRLRFHLIVGMLLGFAGQTGLWGIGYWTPELIRNAQLELVRENVAAKADLGGAPDGGRIRTYNLDQLAAAVKGDQNEAKLQAKQWRAESDRLVGRGTLLQDVAGMIGIYAFTLLTTRYGRRLVFAVSFLLAMVATLWTFGRLSQPSDVYWMLPMLGFCSVSMYGGYAIYFPELFPTRFRSTGIGFCYNVARFVTAFGPLTLGKLAVLYAGMGFAVPLRQSAMTLSAIFLVGVITIFFAPETKGRPLPD; encoded by the coding sequence ATGACCAGCTACCATTGGTGCGTGTTCTCCATAGCGACCCTCGGGTGGCTGTTTGACGGAATGGATCAGCGCCTCTTTGTCCTCGCGCGCACGCCCGCGGTGCGCGACCTGGTTTCCAACCTTTCCGATGCCCAGCTCACGGCCCACGCCGGATACGCCACGATGATCTTTATCTTCGGTTGGGCCACCGGCGGCCTGATCTTTGGGATGGCGGGGGACCGCATCGGGCGGGTGCGCACGATGACGCTGACCATCCTGATCTACGCGCTATTTACCGGATTGTCAGCGTTTTCCCGGACATGGTGGGACTTTGCCTTGTACCGTTTTCTTTGCGGGATCGGAATTGGCGGCGAATACGCGGCCGGGCTCGCGCTCGTGGCTGAAGTTGTTCCGGAACGGGCGCGGCCTTACTGCCTGGGCCTGCTTCAGAGTTTGGGTGCGCTTGGGCACATCCTGGCATCGTGGATCAGCATTCACCTGGGACCGCAGTCTGAATTTCACGGAATTGCCGGATGGCGAATACTCTTCCTCCTGGGTTTCTTGCCGGCCATCCTGGCGGTCGTAGCTCGATTGCGTTTGCGTGAACCCGAGTCGTGGCTCACCTCCCGCGCTCCATTTCGAGAGGGATCAAACGCGAACCCCAAGTTGGCCGACGCCAGCCCGGAACGCGGAGATCTCAGGGAGCTCTTCAAAGATCGTCGGCTGCGTTTTCATCTCATCGTCGGAATGCTTCTGGGCTTCGCAGGGCAAACGGGCCTCTGGGGAATCGGCTACTGGACGCCAGAACTGATTCGAAACGCTCAACTCGAATTGGTCAGAGAAAACGTCGCCGCCAAAGCTGATTTAGGCGGCGCTCCCGACGGCGGCCGGATCCGAACCTACAACTTGGATCAATTGGCGGCGGCCGTGAAAGGCGATCAGAATGAAGCCAAACTTCAGGCCAAACAGTGGCGGGCTGAGAGTGATCGTTTGGTGGGGCGCGGCACCCTGCTGCAGGACGTCGCAGGCATGATTGGAATATATGCCTTTACCCTCCTCACGACCCGTTATGGCAGGCGCCTGGTTTTCGCGGTGTCATTTCTCCTTGCCATGGTGGCGACCTTGTGGACCTTCGGGCGATTAAGCCAGCCTTCCGACGTTTACTGGATGCTTCCGATGCTCGGCTTTTGCTCGGTTTCCATGTACGGCGGTTATGCGATTTATTTTCCGGAATTGTTCCCGACCCGTTTTCGAAGCACGGGCATTGGCTTTTGCTACAACGTGGCTCGATTTGTCACCGCGTTTGGCCCCTTGACCCTGGGCAAGCTGGCAGTCCTCTATGCAGGCATGGGATTCGCAGTCCCGCTCAGGCAGTCAGCCATGACACTTTCCGCCATCTTCCTGGTGGGTGTGATTACCATTTTTTTCGCGCCAGAAACAAAAGGGCGGCCCCTGCCCGACTGA